A DNA window from Prochlorococcus marinus XMU1406 contains the following coding sequences:
- a CDS encoding glycosyltransferase: MRLKFLHLHLHGLIRSKNLELGRDADTGGQTQYVLELVKSLANTAEVDQVDLITRLINDPKVDNEYSQEEEFVEPGVRILRFKFGPNKYLRKELLWPYLDHLTEGLISYYQKNKKPNFIHAHYADAGYVGVKLSKSLNVPLIFTGHSLGREKKRKLLDTGLKTNQIEKLYSISKRIEAEEKALKSADIVVTSTKQESVYQYSQYASFSSHKARVIPPGVDHKKFHHIHSTTETAEIEDMMKPFLKDSTKPPLLNISRAVRRKNIPSLIEAYGRSEKLKRKTNLILILGCRDNTSKLEPQQKDVFNNIFEIIDKYNLYGKVAYPKKHLPSQIPSLYRWAASRRGVFVNPALTEPFGLTLLEASSCGLPIISTNDGGPKEIRSKCENGLLVDVTDINELKVILEKGISNNNQWKLWSKNGIEGVNRHFSWNTHVRNYLSILTEEFSRSNSFSSSDIKHSCLKGSSSLIKPH; this comes from the coding sequence ATGAGGTTGAAATTTTTACATTTACATTTACATGGTCTTATACGCTCCAAAAATCTTGAATTAGGCAGGGATGCAGATACCGGAGGGCAAACACAATATGTTTTAGAGTTAGTTAAAAGTTTGGCTAATACTGCAGAAGTTGATCAAGTAGATTTAATTACTCGTTTAATTAATGATCCTAAAGTAGACAATGAATATTCTCAAGAAGAAGAATTTGTAGAACCTGGAGTAAGGATTTTAAGATTCAAATTTGGTCCTAATAAATATTTGAGAAAGGAATTGCTTTGGCCTTATTTAGATCATTTAACTGAAGGACTTATCTCTTATTATCAAAAAAATAAAAAGCCAAATTTTATTCATGCACATTATGCTGATGCTGGATACGTAGGAGTTAAACTAAGTAAATCCTTAAACGTTCCACTTATTTTTACTGGCCATTCTTTAGGAAGAGAGAAAAAACGGAAATTGCTTGATACTGGATTAAAAACTAATCAAATAGAAAAGCTTTATTCCATAAGTAAAAGAATTGAGGCAGAAGAAAAAGCATTAAAGTCAGCAGATATTGTTGTAACAAGCACTAAACAAGAGTCAGTTTATCAATATTCCCAATATGCTTCTTTTTCATCTCACAAAGCTAGAGTAATTCCTCCTGGTGTTGATCATAAAAAGTTTCACCATATTCATTCGACAACAGAGACAGCTGAAATTGAGGATATGATGAAACCCTTTCTAAAAGACTCTACTAAACCTCCATTATTGAATATTTCTAGAGCTGTACGAAGGAAAAATATTCCTTCTTTGATTGAGGCATATGGAAGATCTGAAAAATTAAAAAGAAAAACTAATTTAATTCTAATTTTGGGTTGTCGAGATAATACTTCAAAACTTGAACCTCAACAAAAGGATGTTTTCAATAATATTTTTGAAATAATCGATAAATATAATTTGTACGGAAAGGTAGCTTATCCAAAAAAACATCTTCCAAGTCAGATACCTTCTTTATATAGGTGGGCTGCTAGTAGACGTGGTGTATTTGTAAATCCAGCTTTAACAGAGCCTTTTGGTTTAACCCTTCTTGAAGCTTCCTCATGTGGATTGCCAATAATATCAACAAATGATGGAGGACCAAAAGAAATTCGGTCAAAATGTGAAAATGGTCTTTTAGTAGATGTTACTGATATTAATGAGTTGAAAGTTATTCTTGAAAAAGGAATTTCTAATAATAATCAGTGGAAATTATGGAGCAAAAATGGAATTGAGGGTGTTAATAGACACTTTAGTTGGAACACTCATGTAAGGAATTATTTATCAATACTCACAGAAGAGTTTTCAAGGTCAAATAGCTTTTCTTCATCTGATATTAAGC